In Skermanella sp. TT6, one genomic interval encodes:
- a CDS encoding glycoside hydrolase family 15 protein yields the protein MLLRSESTTDLAARPYQPISDYALIGNGHGAALVARDGSIDWCCLDRFDAEPVFSRLLDRRHGGFFLIAPVTPYDAVRAYHPDTNVLETVFYCPDGEIRVTDFMTVPDKSRQASPSYLVRLVKGVAGRVAVEVSYRPVAGFRPGFPPLEIAGDRVLAEGCPTLVSAADYQFAGPVAQATVTIRAGETVGFHLVDPSHDMTPLVPDDLLTASRACWKEWSEARRYEGPFSRQVVRSALVLKALTYRPTGAIVAAPTTSLPEEAGGVRNWDYRFCWLRDACLCFYALKKFGSTLEAEQFFSFLIDTFEAQETGKLKPLYGIDGSVGLSERTIEHYEGYCGSRPVRVGNEAEEQHQVDVYGQILDLVHLYKSLGGVLDERLRRIGVTMANYVAAHWREPDSGLWEPRLAPKRYVHAAIMNWVALDRAIRLFGPRPEWAVECDAIVAAIRQEAAHAGGYLPQVFGGTDVDAAVLIAPMVDFPIDEEIIERTVDVVIERLGHGPLVYRYRGDDGLPGHEGTFVLCAFWLIDALVWLGRFDEAKARFTGLLDLANDVGLYPEEIGEDGAFLGNFPQAFSHLGLIHSALVLDLHAAGGKPAVRGTYADRTLRETPNRRPTGIEEGEPTWSWS from the coding sequence ATGCTGCTTCGATCGGAATCCACGACCGACCTCGCCGCTAGGCCCTATCAACCGATTTCTGACTACGCGCTGATCGGCAACGGACATGGCGCAGCACTCGTGGCACGGGATGGCTCGATCGACTGGTGCTGCCTCGACCGCTTCGATGCGGAACCTGTTTTTTCGCGCCTGCTCGATCGAAGACATGGTGGCTTCTTCCTGATCGCTCCGGTTACACCGTACGATGCCGTTCGGGCCTATCATCCTGACACGAACGTCCTTGAGACGGTTTTCTACTGCCCTGACGGGGAAATCAGGGTCACCGACTTCATGACGGTGCCGGACAAGTCCCGGCAGGCTTCACCCTCCTATCTGGTCCGACTGGTCAAGGGCGTCGCCGGGCGGGTCGCGGTCGAGGTGTCCTACCGTCCGGTCGCTGGGTTCAGGCCGGGGTTTCCTCCGCTCGAGATCGCCGGCGACAGAGTTCTCGCGGAAGGCTGCCCGACACTAGTGTCGGCTGCGGATTACCAGTTCGCCGGGCCGGTGGCACAGGCCACGGTGACGATCAGGGCCGGAGAGACGGTCGGCTTCCACCTGGTGGATCCCTCCCATGATATGACGCCCCTTGTGCCGGACGACCTTCTCACGGCATCTCGGGCCTGCTGGAAGGAATGGAGCGAGGCGAGAAGGTACGAGGGACCGTTCTCCCGGCAGGTCGTCCGCAGCGCCCTTGTGCTGAAGGCCCTGACCTATCGGCCGACAGGCGCCATAGTGGCGGCGCCGACGACATCGCTGCCGGAAGAAGCCGGCGGTGTTCGTAACTGGGACTATCGCTTCTGCTGGCTGCGCGATGCCTGCCTGTGCTTCTACGCCCTGAAGAAGTTCGGCTCTACCCTGGAGGCCGAGCAGTTTTTCTCCTTCCTCATCGACACCTTCGAAGCTCAGGAAACCGGCAAGTTGAAGCCTCTCTACGGGATCGACGGGTCCGTCGGACTGTCGGAAAGGACGATAGAACATTACGAGGGCTACTGCGGCAGCCGACCCGTCCGGGTCGGCAACGAGGCCGAGGAGCAGCACCAGGTCGATGTCTATGGCCAAATCCTCGACCTTGTGCATCTATACAAGAGTCTGGGCGGAGTGCTCGATGAACGGCTGCGAAGGATCGGCGTGACAATGGCGAACTACGTCGCCGCGCACTGGCGTGAACCGGATAGCGGCCTGTGGGAGCCCCGGCTGGCGCCGAAGCGCTACGTGCATGCGGCGATCATGAATTGGGTGGCGCTCGACCGTGCCATCCGCCTCTTCGGCCCACGGCCAGAGTGGGCTGTTGAGTGCGATGCGATCGTTGCGGCGATCAGGCAGGAGGCCGCCCACGCCGGTGGCTACCTGCCCCAGGTGTTCGGCGGTACCGATGTCGATGCAGCCGTGCTGATCGCCCCCATGGTGGATTTCCCGATCGACGAGGAGATTATCGAGCGGACCGTCGATGTGGTAATCGAGCGACTCGGCCACGGCCCCCTCGTCTACCGCTACCGGGGCGACGACGGGCTTCCCGGTCACGAGGGGACCTTCGTCCTGTGCGCCTTCTGGCTGATCGACGCCCTGGTCTGGCTCGGCCGCTTCGATGAAGCCAAAGCCCGCTTCACCGGGCTTCTAGATCTTGCCAACGATGTCGGCCTCTATCCTGAGGAGATCGGCGAGGACGGCGCTTTCCTGGGGAACTTTCCCCAAGCTTTCAGCCATCTCGGGCTCATACACAGTGCCCTGGTGCTGGATCTGCACGCGGCCGGAGGCAAGCCCGCGGTACGGGGAACCTACGCTGATAGAACGCTGCGCGAAACACCCAATCGGCGCCCGACAGGCATTGAGGAGGGTGAGCCGACTTGGTCGTGGTCATGA
- a CDS encoding sigma factor — translation MDDTEWLIAREVPGLRRYAQALVRDRDCADDLVQECLEWALRKQHLLQPTGNMRGWLLKILYNIHINLMPVGRTHEVGVG, via the coding sequence ATGGACGATACGGAGTGGCTGATCGCCCGTGAGGTTCCAGGTTTGCGGCGTTACGCACAGGCCCTGGTCAGGGACCGTGATTGTGCCGACGACCTCGTTCAGGAATGCCTGGAATGGGCGCTGCGCAAACAGCATCTCTTACAGCCCACCGGGAACATGCGGGGATGGTTGCTGAAGATCCTGTACAATATACACATCAACCTGATGCCAGTTGGCCGAACTCATGAAGTTGGTGTTGGCTAA
- a CDS encoding CsbD family protein, with protein MADDRTEGSMKKMKGDVKEGTGKLTGDSKLQSEGKADKADKAEGKIQNAVGGIKDAVTGKDKTDS; from the coding sequence ATAGCTGACGACCGGACCGAAGGCTCGATGAAGAAGATGAAGGGCGACGTCAAGGAAGGTACCGGCAAGCTGACCGGAGACAGCAAGCTTCAATCCGAAGGCAAGGCCGACAAGGCCGACAAGGCCGAAGGCAAGATCCAGAACGCCGTCGGCGGTATCAAGGATGCCGTGACCGGCAAGGACAAGACCGACAGCTGA
- a CDS encoding YihY/virulence factor BrkB family protein: MPDLYEHLLNVQSEKIFCRKDFITERNSWKTSGLLRNADIGSVLLTSGCSLIWCRPTPSFTESVPAAVPADRRTPPAALDESVMIYGVSAKRFVRDLYQSISDDNVFNGAAALGFYLTLTIFPALLVIMSVIPYLPIDQVDQAIMDLLGQALPDEASGLVSQVVQQVTGERRGGLLSISLLAALWAVSTGMYAVMQQLNITYDVKEARSFVRARATAIGLSLLFGVLVIGAFSLIVLGGIIQDWIGNRFGFSHTLLTFFAAFRWVIIVLALLLGFAMIYSYAPNVQQRFMFITPGSLIGVSLLIVASLAFSLYTRNFANYDATYGSIGAVVILMLWLYAAGFVILFGSEINVLLKRYSMEGSVSFRAK; this comes from the coding sequence GTGCCTGATCTCTACGAACATCTTCTAAATGTCCAATCAGAAAAGATTTTTTGCCGCAAAGACTTCATCACGGAACGGAACTCATGGAAAACGTCGGGGTTGCTCCGGAATGCCGACATCGGTAGCGTGCTCCTGACATCTGGGTGTTCGCTGATCTGGTGCCGGCCAACACCGTCCTTCACCGAATCAGTGCCGGCAGCAGTTCCTGCCGACCGTCGGACGCCACCCGCCGCTCTCGATGAGTCCGTGATGATCTATGGTGTATCCGCAAAGCGGTTCGTGCGCGATCTCTACCAATCGATCAGCGACGACAATGTCTTCAACGGCGCCGCCGCGCTTGGCTTCTACCTGACGCTGACAATTTTCCCGGCGCTCCTGGTAATCATGAGCGTCATACCCTACCTGCCGATCGACCAAGTGGACCAAGCGATCATGGACCTGTTGGGGCAAGCGCTGCCGGACGAGGCCTCTGGCCTGGTATCGCAGGTGGTGCAGCAGGTCACCGGTGAGCGGCGCGGCGGCCTGCTGTCCATCAGTCTGCTGGCCGCGCTGTGGGCGGTGTCAACCGGCATGTACGCCGTCATGCAGCAACTCAATATTACCTATGACGTCAAGGAGGCCCGGAGCTTCGTGCGGGCGCGGGCGACGGCGATTGGATTAAGCCTGCTCTTCGGCGTGCTGGTGATCGGCGCGTTTTCCTTGATCGTGCTTGGCGGGATCATTCAGGACTGGATCGGCAACCGGTTCGGCTTTTCCCACACGCTACTCACGTTTTTCGCCGCGTTCCGGTGGGTTATCATCGTGCTGGCGCTGCTACTGGGCTTCGCGATGATCTACAGCTATGCGCCGAACGTCCAGCAGAGGTTCATGTTCATCACTCCGGGAAGCTTGATCGGAGTGAGCCTGCTGATTGTCGCATCGCTGGCATTCTCTCTCTACACCCGCAACTTCGCAAACTACGACGCGACGTACGGCAGCATTGGCGCCGTAGTCATTTTGATGCTGTGGCTCTACGCCGCCGGATTCGTGATCCTCTTTGGCTCGGAAATCAACGTGCTGCTCAAGCGGTACAGCATGGAAGGTTCTGTCAGCTTTCGGGCCAAGTAG
- the tnpA gene encoding IS66-like element accessory protein TnpA, whose translation MDEDRPYRRVEVITGRRQRRVWTAQEKARIKAESAVPGANISEVARRNGVNRGLLMVWRREAGAVPEATPAQTPLFVPVTVVEEPAPAPPRDRRQASRETASGRIEMDLRSGRLVFHGAVDPDLAAAVVVAARGRG comes from the coding sequence ATGGATGAAGACAGGCCGTATCGGCGGGTCGAGGTGATCACGGGACGGCGTCAACGGCGTGTCTGGACGGCGCAGGAGAAGGCGCGCATCAAGGCGGAGAGCGCGGTACCGGGCGCCAACATCTCGGAGGTCGCGCGGCGGAACGGGGTGAACCGCGGCCTGCTCATGGTCTGGCGCCGGGAGGCAGGTGCCGTCCCGGAAGCGACCCCGGCGCAGACGCCGCTGTTCGTTCCGGTCACGGTGGTCGAGGAGCCTGCGCCCGCTCCTCCGCGGGACCGGCGTCAAGCATCCCGGGAGACGGCGTCGGGCCGCATCGAGATGGATCTGCGCAGCGGGCGGCTGGTGTTCCACGGCGCCGTCGATCCCGACCTCGCCGCAGCGGTCGTCGTGGCCGCCCGAGGGCGGGGATGA
- the tnpB gene encoding IS66 family insertion sequence element accessory protein TnpB (TnpB, as the term is used for proteins encoded by IS66 family insertion elements, is considered an accessory protein, since TnpC, encoded by a neighboring gene, is a DDE family transposase.) produces MITPRPDLKVVLATQPIDFRKGVHGLVALVAEALKADPYCGDVFVFRSKRKDRLKLLIWDGSGLILATKWLEDGGFPWPPVRDGAVRLSAVQFALPLDGLEWRAAAPSPVKTPRWMG; encoded by the coding sequence ATGATCACGCCGCGTCCCGACCTCAAGGTCGTGCTCGCCACGCAGCCGATCGATTTCCGCAAAGGGGTCCACGGGCTGGTCGCCCTGGTGGCCGAGGCGCTGAAGGCGGATCCCTACTGCGGCGACGTCTTCGTCTTCCGCTCCAAGCGCAAGGACCGGCTTAAACTTTTGATCTGGGACGGCAGCGGATTGATCCTCGCAACAAAGTGGCTGGAGGACGGCGGATTCCCCTGGCCGCCGGTCCGGGACGGCGCGGTCCGGCTGAGCGCGGTCCAGTTCGCGCTGCCGCTCGACGGACTGGAATGGCGAGCGGCCGCGCCGTCACCCGTGAAGACGCCCCGGTGGATGGGCTGA
- the tnpC gene encoding IS66 family transposase has product MAEPPDPLPADPAELVRIIRDLEARNADLQAQVETLKALIFGAKSERTAVIDPDQGVLNLGDLAVEAAPAANDNADRTPGKPGRHPHRPAKRNVGALPRHLPRVETTIEPESTACPCCAGPMHRIGEDVAEALDVIPALVRVLRTIRPKYACRCCHGTLVQAAVRPRVVDGGMATTALVAHVVVAKFAWHRPLYRQARMFAGQGIALDRTTLVFWVRRAAWWLKPLYERLLLFIRSQERVFGDETPLPRLDPGRGRTRICQLWAQAVDDRPWQGPARPAVGYVFAEGRNTAAIQDQLAGFDGLLQVDGYAAYKALVRRRKRATIRLVFCLSHARRKFVAVFRTTRSEVAREVIGRIGEVYAIEARIRGTTAETRLRVRQDRSRPILEALKIRLMAVRAEISGQSSLAKAIAYTLGHWDGLVAFLEDGRIEVDTNTVERLMRPIGLGRKNALFAGSAAGGRDWAILASLINSALCRMRHRALYAEHRTMPSSAVRDGRGGVAVPLARGSTLLSLGIV; this is encoded by the coding sequence ATGGCCGAGCCTCCCGACCCGCTCCCCGCAGACCCCGCCGAACTGGTCCGGATCATCCGTGATCTGGAGGCCAGGAACGCGGACCTGCAGGCGCAGGTGGAGACCCTGAAGGCGCTGATCTTCGGGGCGAAGTCGGAGAGGACCGCGGTGATCGACCCGGACCAGGGCGTCCTCAATCTCGGCGACCTTGCCGTCGAGGCGGCTCCGGCCGCCAACGACAACGCGGACCGCACGCCCGGTAAGCCGGGGCGACACCCGCACCGTCCGGCGAAGCGGAATGTCGGAGCTCTGCCCCGGCATCTGCCGCGGGTCGAGACGACCATCGAGCCGGAGAGCACCGCGTGCCCGTGCTGCGCCGGGCCGATGCACCGGATCGGCGAGGACGTCGCCGAGGCGCTGGACGTGATCCCGGCCCTTGTGCGCGTCCTGCGCACCATCCGGCCGAAGTATGCCTGCCGATGCTGCCACGGCACCCTGGTCCAGGCCGCCGTCAGGCCGCGCGTGGTGGACGGCGGCATGGCCACCACCGCGCTGGTCGCCCACGTGGTGGTGGCGAAGTTCGCCTGGCACCGGCCGCTGTACCGGCAGGCCCGGATGTTCGCCGGCCAGGGCATCGCGCTGGACCGGACGACGCTGGTGTTCTGGGTCCGCCGGGCGGCGTGGTGGCTGAAGCCGCTGTACGAGCGGCTGCTGCTCTTCATCCGATCCCAGGAGCGGGTGTTCGGCGACGAGACGCCGTTGCCCCGGCTGGATCCCGGGCGCGGTCGCACCAGGATCTGCCAGCTGTGGGCCCAGGCGGTGGATGACCGCCCGTGGCAGGGACCGGCCCGGCCGGCGGTGGGCTACGTGTTCGCCGAGGGGCGGAACACGGCGGCGATCCAGGACCAGCTGGCGGGCTTCGACGGGCTTCTCCAGGTGGACGGCTACGCGGCCTACAAGGCGCTCGTCCGCCGCCGGAAGCGGGCGACGATCCGGCTCGTCTTCTGCCTGAGCCATGCCCGCCGCAAGTTCGTGGCGGTGTTCAGGACGACCCGGTCGGAGGTGGCGCGGGAGGTGATCGGGCGCATCGGCGAGGTCTACGCCATCGAGGCACGCATCCGCGGCACGACGGCGGAGACCCGCCTGCGGGTCCGGCAGGACCGGTCCCGGCCGATCCTGGAGGCGCTGAAGATCCGGCTGATGGCGGTGCGGGCGGAGATCTCCGGCCAGTCGAGCCTGGCCAAGGCGATCGCCTACACCCTGGGTCACTGGGACGGGCTGGTCGCCTTCCTCGAGGACGGCCGCATCGAGGTGGACACCAACACCGTGGAGAGACTGATGCGCCCGATCGGGCTGGGCCGCAAGAACGCCCTGTTCGCCGGCTCCGCGGCGGGCGGCCGGGACTGGGCGATCCTCGCCTCGCTGATCAACAGCGCCCTATGCCGGATGCGGCATAGGGCGCTCTATGCCGAACACCGAACTATGCCGAGTAGCGCCGTACGGGACGGGCGAGGCGGAGTGGCCGTGCCTCTGGCAAGAGGTTCCACACTCCTGTCACTCGGCATAGTCTGA
- a CDS encoding IS1595 family transposase produces the protein MSQHFLLTAAARTISLKQVLRMDEDEAWTMFCTIRWPESDGAPVCPHCGCPTCWACPRPSGAPRFRCKACRRDFSPTSGTLFAFHKLEIRDYLAAVVIFCDEVKGKAALALSRDLGVQYKTAFVLAHKIREAMAAEFRNRQLGGAGRHVEIDGCYVGGHVRPENRKEDRKDRRLAENRSGRRQVVVVIRERALSGTSLGGTIPAVFDSEDAALGFIKARVDRATTVHADESPAWNALHARFDTRRINHSVEYANAEACTNQAEACFARLRRGEMGHHHHISGAYLIRYAQEASWKEDHRRDSNGLQVRLVIVLVTRTRPSVDFCGYWQRSRAAA, from the coding sequence ATGTCGCAGCACTTTCTCCTCACCGCCGCCGCCCGGACGATCAGCCTGAAGCAGGTGCTTCGGATGGACGAGGATGAGGCCTGGACAATGTTCTGTACGATCCGATGGCCCGAGAGCGACGGGGCGCCGGTGTGCCCGCACTGCGGCTGTCCGACCTGCTGGGCCTGTCCACGGCCCAGCGGAGCGCCGCGGTTCCGCTGCAAGGCATGCCGCCGGGATTTCAGCCCGACCTCGGGAACCCTGTTCGCGTTCCACAAGCTGGAAATCCGCGACTACCTCGCTGCGGTTGTGATCTTCTGCGACGAGGTTAAGGGTAAGGCCGCGCTGGCGCTCTCCCGTGATCTCGGCGTCCAGTACAAGACCGCCTTCGTGCTGGCCCACAAAATCCGGGAAGCGATGGCGGCGGAGTTCCGGAACCGGCAACTCGGCGGCGCCGGGCGGCATGTCGAGATCGACGGCTGTTACGTCGGTGGCCACGTCCGGCCCGAGAACCGGAAGGAGGACCGCAAGGATCGACGCCTGGCGGAGAACCGGAGCGGCAGGCGCCAGGTCGTCGTGGTGATCCGGGAACGCGCGCTGTCCGGCACCAGCCTGGGCGGCACGATCCCGGCGGTGTTCGACAGCGAGGATGCGGCCCTCGGCTTCATCAAGGCCCGGGTCGATCGTGCCACGACGGTGCATGCCGATGAGTCCCCGGCCTGGAACGCGCTGCATGCCCGGTTCGACACCCGGCGGATCAACCACTCGGTCGAGTATGCCAACGCCGAGGCCTGCACCAACCAGGCGGAAGCCTGCTTTGCCCGGCTCCGCCGGGGCGAAATGGGCCATCATCACCACATCTCCGGGGCCTATCTGATCCGCTATGCCCAGGAAGCCTCCTGGAAGGAGGATCACCGGCGGGACAGCAACGGCCTGCAGGTCCGCCTGGTGATCGTCCTGGTCACCCGCACCCGCCCGTCGGTGGACTTCTGCGGCTATTGGCAGCGCAGCCGCGCAGCCGCTTGA
- a CDS encoding nitroreductase — MRDIDPEIMRAAVETAIVTRRSVRGFLPTPVGRETVERLLEVASRAPSGSNMQPWKVHVLSGPALERLKAELLGLHESGAPEAREYDYYPRDWRAPYLDRRRALGWNLFALAGVAKGDREGSARQRGRNYAFFGAPVGMIFTIDRDLGQGSWLDFGTFLQNIMIAARGHGLDTCPQAALANYPAAVRRQLGIPDTELVLCGMALGVADPDEPTNRLAAEREPVAAFARFHDR; from the coding sequence ATGCGGGATATCGATCCGGAGATCATGCGGGCGGCGGTCGAGACGGCGATCGTCACCCGGCGCAGCGTGCGCGGCTTCCTGCCCACGCCGGTCGGCCGCGAGACGGTCGAACGGCTCCTGGAAGTGGCCAGCCGCGCGCCGAGCGGCAGCAACATGCAGCCCTGGAAAGTGCATGTGCTGTCGGGACCGGCACTGGAGCGCCTGAAGGCGGAACTGCTCGGCCTCCATGAGAGCGGAGCCCCGGAGGCTCGGGAATACGACTACTACCCGCGCGACTGGCGCGCACCCTATCTGGACAGGCGCCGTGCGCTCGGCTGGAACCTGTTCGCCCTCGCCGGGGTGGCCAAGGGCGACCGCGAGGGGTCGGCGCGCCAGCGCGGCAGAAACTACGCCTTCTTCGGCGCGCCGGTCGGGATGATCTTCACCATCGACCGGGACCTCGGCCAGGGGAGTTGGCTCGACTTCGGAACGTTCCTGCAGAACATCATGATTGCAGCGCGCGGGCATGGACTCGACACGTGCCCACAGGCGGCCCTCGCCAACTATCCCGCCGCGGTCCGCCGCCAGCTCGGCATCCCCGACACCGAACTCGTGCTGTGCGGCATGGCGCTCGGTGTCGCCGATCCTGACGAGCCGACCAACCGGTTGGCCGCGGAGCGTGAACCGGTCGCCGCCTTCGCCAGATTCCACGACCGCTGA
- a CDS encoding TetR/AcrR family transcriptional regulator gives MKNTAHGQSPRPVSQRLCKEERRRQLLDTALLIIREEGADRLTLGHLAARAGVSKPVAYDHFGTRSGLLIELYRWIDTERVDAFREAMADNRRDLRETSGVLADAYIKCAADTKGEFHAVGAALAGSEDKAAVFQELVENCVRMFVAVLRPHSSLPAADLERLCVGLVGAGEAMSAAVVRGRCGEAEAVETFAALIRGGLHAAG, from the coding sequence GTGAAGAATACTGCGCATGGTCAGTCCCCCCGGCCGGTTTCGCAGCGGCTCTGCAAGGAGGAGCGGCGGCGCCAGCTGCTCGACACGGCACTCCTGATCATCCGCGAAGAGGGGGCCGACCGCTTGACGCTCGGGCACCTGGCCGCGCGTGCCGGCGTTTCCAAGCCCGTCGCCTACGATCACTTCGGAACGCGGTCGGGCCTGTTGATCGAGCTCTACAGGTGGATCGACACCGAGCGGGTCGACGCTTTCCGGGAGGCGATGGCCGATAACCGGCGCGACCTGCGGGAAACCAGCGGGGTCCTCGCGGATGCCTACATAAAATGCGCCGCCGACACGAAGGGGGAGTTTCACGCGGTGGGGGCGGCGCTGGCGGGAAGCGAGGACAAGGCGGCGGTGTTCCAGGAGCTGGTCGAAAACTGCGTCCGGATGTTCGTGGCGGTGTTGCGGCCGCACAGCAGCTTGCCGGCAGCCGACCTGGAACGTCTCTGCGTCGGTCTGGTCGGCGCGGGCGAAGCGATGTCGGCCGCGGTGGTGCGGGGTCGTTGCGGGGAGGCGGAAGCCGTCGAGACTTTCGCGGCCCTGATCCGGGGCGGATTGCACGCGGCGGGGTGA